ACGTTCTGCGCCGTCACCTTCATGCCGTCGCGCAGTGGTGTCAGGTCCGCCGCCACGTTCGGCTCGGACGCCAACTGCACCAGTGTGTTGGCCTCCGCTCCGGCCATGCTGAAGACGCCGCGCGGCCGATGGTACTTGAACGAGCGTGACAGCAGCCATTGGCCCGACGCCGCCAACGCGCTGGCGATGCAATCGCCGTCGAAGCCCTCGAACGCCTTGCCCTCGAAGCTGAAGCGAAGCGGCCGACCGCGGTCTATGCGCGAGCCGAAAGGTTCGGGCAGCCGGCTCACGGCCGGCCTTCGTCGCTTGGCGCGAAAGTGCGGATGACCTCGTTGGTCACCACATTACGTTCGGCCAAAAAGAAGAAGTTGCTCGGCACATGGCGCCACCATTCGAGAGCCACGCCCTTGCGGTTGTCGGCCCGGAACAGGTGGCGCGCCCATTCGGCGTCGCTCGATGCATCGGGATCGGGTGCAGCCCGCACCGGCCCGAGCGACTGGAATTCGTCGATGTTGCGCGGACCGTTCATCGGGCAGGTGAGCAGCTTCATGATGTCAATGACTCGCAGCCGTGGCGCCCATTTCGTTCAGCAGCCGGAAAGTCTCGAAGCGCTCCAACGCGAACGGCTTCAGCACATCGGGAACGCGGCCCTTGGCGATCGTCTCGGCCATACGCTTGCCGGCGACGGCAGTGGCCTTGAACCCCCATGTGCCCCAGCCGCAGTCCAGCCAGAGGTTGGCAAGCGGGCTGGCGCCCATGATCGGGCTGTAATCGGGCGTCATGTCGGTGATGCCCGCCCATTGCCTGAGGACCTTTACCCCTTGCAGAAAGGGGAACAGATGCACCGCGCCTGCCGCCAGATGTTCCTTCATGTCGAGCGTCGAGCGGGTCGAGTAGAGCTGGTAGGGATCGGAACCACCACCGATGACGATCTCGCCGCGCGAGGACTGCACCAGATAGGTGTGCAGCGAAACCGACGAAACGAGTGTGTCGAGCCACGGCTTCAGCGGCTGGGTCACCATCGCCTGCAGCGGATAGCAACGGATCGGCAGTTCGATCCCGGCCATCAGCGCGACATCGTAGTTCATGCCGCCGGCGGCGATCAGCACCGCGCCGCAAGCGATGCGGCCGCGGTTCGTCACCACCGCCTGGACACGGTCCCCGGCCACTTCGACGCTCTGCACTTCGGTGCGCTGATGGATTTCGGCGCCGCGCCGCGATGCCTGTGCGGCAAAGCCCCAGGCCACCGCGTCGTGCCTGGCCGTGCCACCATCGGCGTGCCAGAGCCCGCCCAGGATTTCGAGCGCGCCGCCACGATCCATGTTGAGTTGTGGCACGATCTCCTCGACACCCCTCGCGTCGACGACCTCGGTGCGGGTTCCCATGTGCTTGCCTATCTCGGCCCGCAGGTGGAAGCTGCGCAGGGTCGCCTCCGAATGGGCAAGCGTCAGTTGCCCGCGCTGCGAGAACATGACGTTGAAATCCAGCTCCTGCGACAGGCCCTGGAACAGCGAAACACCCTCCTTGTAGAAGGCGACACCCTCCGGCGTGATGTAGTTGGAGCGGATCGTCGTGGTGTTCCGCGCGGTGTTGCCGCCAGCAAGATAGCCCTTCTCCAGCACGGCGATGCTGGTGATGCCGTGATATTTCGACAGATAATGCGCTGACGCCAGCCCGTGGCCGCCGCCGCCAATGATGACCACGTCGTAGGACGGCCTCAGCTCCGGCGTCGCGGGGATATCCCCGGTCACCGGATAGTCCTTGCTGAACCCGTATTTGAGCAGGCTAAGCGGCATAGTGCTGGCCGGCGGGAGGATCGTAGAGCAGCGCCGCGAGGTCGCTGAATCGGCTGCCGGGCGCCGTGAGACCAAGAATGCCGTCGCGGATCGCCGCAGCCCGGGCCTCGCCCAGTACCGGAGCGGCCAGCTCCATGTATTTCGCCATGATGTCGTCGGGCGTGAACGGCGCCTCGGGTCCGCCGCGCGCATGCACGTCGCCGGAATCGAGCACGCGCCCGTCCGTCGTCTCGATGCGGACATCCGCCCAGCGTCCTTGCGGAAAGCGGGCGCTGTGGCGCGGCGATTCGGTAACCTCGACGCGCCTCAGCATGGCCTCGACGGCCGCGTCCTGGAGACCGGCGCCTGAGATATGCTCCAAACCGACGCGGCCGTGCACGATCATGGTGGCAACCGCGAACGCCAGGCTGTACTGCGCTTTCGACGTGGTGTCGGGCATGCCGGCAAACAGCGTCGCGGCGTGGTGAAAGCTGTTGACCCGTACCTTGACGACCTGTGCCGGTCCCAGGCCATATTCGAGACAGAGAGCACGTGTCCCGTCGATCGCCGCATGCGCCCAGCGGCATATCGGATACGGTTTGATATACTGGCGCGACATCTGCCAGAGGCTTCCGATGTCGTCCCAGTGGTGCGCCACGTCCGGCGCTTCCAGGGTGATGGCCGGCGCGCCGGCGAAGCCGAGTTCGGCAAGCACTGCCGCTGAAAGGCCGACCAGCGCGCCCATGCCCGATCCATCGTGCAGCATGGTCGGCGTGGCGATCTCGCGCATCATCTGGCTGCGCGGCCCGTGATACTCCGCGATCCCGAAGGCATGGCGGAGTTGCTCGTCGTCCAGGCGGATGAAGCGCGAGGCCATGGCAGCCACGCCGAGCGCGTTCCAGGCACCGGACGTATGGTAGTCCGAAACCGTGGCATGCAACGCTATGCCGGCGCGGCCTGCGATCTCGTAGCCAATGACGATGGCGGCCAGCGCCTCCGGCCCGCCGAGATCCGGGCACGCCTCGGCAAGCGCCGCCAGCGCCGGGATGACCGCCACGCCGATGTGGCCCTTGGTCGGGCTGTAGCCGTCATGACCGTCGAGGTTGTCGGTTTGGGTGGCGGCCGCGAAGGCGGCGCCAGCCATGCTTACGCGGCGGCCGTCGAACAGCATCCGCGCCGCATGCCGGCCATCGCCGGCGCCGTAGAGCAGGACGGCCGCCTCTCTTGCGATCCGCCCTGCCTCCATTGGTCCGGCAGCGATCGTGACGCCGATCGTGTCCAGGAATTGCAGCGATGCCGCCCGCAATACTTCATTCGGGAACTGGGTGGCGGGTCTGCGCAGCACGAAATCCGCGATCCTGGCGGTAATCTCGCAAACAGCACCGGCCCCCTCGGGCTGATCGACCATTGACGCCACCTTCTCCCCTTGTGAGCCCTATGATTAATTTGGCCTCGCGGCCCATTCACGTCATAAGTTTGGCGCCATTGGCCAAAAAAATCGATGTCACCTCGTCCGGCGCGCTGTAAGCTCCCTGTTCCCGCCATGATCGTCGACCGGAAAAATTGCGATGAAGCCACCGCCCCCGCTCAACTATATCCGTTCGTTCGAATGCTCAGCCCGACACCTCTCCTTTACGCTCGCCGCCAATGAGCTGGGCTACACGCAGGCAGCTGTCAGCAACCATGTCCGGGGGCTGGAACACTATCTCGGCCGGCAACTGTTCATCCGGTATCCTCGCAGTCTCAAGCTGACCGAGATGGGTGAGGCATTCTTGCCGACACTGCGCCAGGCTCTCGACCTCATCGATCACGCAACCGAGGCAATCGTGGCCTCGACCCGCAACAAGACCGTGGTCATCTCATGCCCAATGAGCCTTGCGGAAAATTGGATCGCAGGATGCATGGCCGCTTTCCGCAATCAGCACCCGGACATCGAGGTCGTGCTGCACGGCACGATTTGGGAAGATCTCAGCGAACAGATCGCCGACATCACCATCTCGACGCGGCGCTTCGACGATCGCCCCCCGGCTGGTGTTCCGCTGTGGAACGATCAACTGGTTCTGCTGTGCGCTCCGCAATTGATGATGGGGGCGAACCGGCTCAAGTCGCCGCAGGACATCCTGCATGTGGACTGGATCTTTGTTCACGGAAGACAGGAATACTGGCAGTGCATGGGCGAGGCGCTGGGTATCGACATCTCGGATTATGAAAAGGGAATAACGACAAACGCGTCGAACATCGCGCTGGAACTGGCGGCAACGGGCGCCGGCTGTGTCGCGACCCAGTATTCGCTGGCCAGAACCTACTTGAGCCGCGGCCTTCTCGTCGAACCGTTTCCTGTTCGCACGGCAAGCCCCTGGACCTATTACCTGTCCGAAAGCCAGCTTTCGAAGGGGAGCGTGGTCAAGACCGTCAAAAATTGGATCCTTGAGCGGGCAAAAGTAGATGCGGCAGCTTCCGCAGCATCATCCGCTGCTCCCATTGGCACGGCTGATCCACCCTGAAACCCAACCGTACGGCACCGCCGGCCGGCCAATAGGAGCCCTCCAGCCTCCGATCTTTCGCTCCCCCAAGCGAGGCGGCCGGGATTACGAGGCGAACTGGCTCAAATCTCGCCAATAGCTGTCCGGTGGCGGGCCCCAGTCCGTCAGCACGCAGGAATAGACGGCGGTTTCATCAAAGGGATAACGCGCCTCCATGTCGGGGGTGAGCGTCAGGCCGAGTCCCGGTGCGGTTGGACGGATCAGACGGCCGTTCTCGATGCGCCCCTGGTCGCCGATCATTTCGGCGCCGAGCGGAAAATACAGCATCGGATACTCGACCAGCTTACCGCCTGCGGCGAAGGCGGCGTGATAGCTGGCCATGATCGCGGCGGCACCGCCCCAGGCATGCACGACCACGTCGGTGCCCTTGGCCCTGGCCGCTTCGAACACGTCCATGACCGCCGAAATTCCACCCATCACCGAGGCGTCGGGCTGGACGAAATCATAGACGTCGGCGTTGATGCGCTCGATCATTTCCTTGGGCGTGGTGACGATCTCGCCGCCGCACACCGGCACATCGATACGACCACGCAGTTCACGAAAGGCATCGGGCTGGTCGGGGCCAAGCGCCTCCTCGACAAACACCATACGCCGGTCGGTGATGGCGTGTACGGCTTCTACAAAGGCCACGACATCGTCTACCGCCTGCGGCGGATCGGCAAGGTTCTGGCACATGTCGACGCCGACCTTGATGCCGCGCCGGCCGGCCTCTTCCAGCACCCAGGCCGTGCGCAGGATATCGCGCTTGACCGAACGGATCTTGTAGATCTCGATGCCGAGCGAACCCAGCATGTCCAGTTCGCGCAGGAACTGTTCCTTGGCATCGCAACAGCCGCCCGAACCGTAGATCTCGATCGATTGGGCCTGAGCCCCGCCGAGAAGCTCGTATACAGGGATACCCAGGCTCTTGGCCTTGGCGTCCTGCAAGGCAATCTCGAAGGCCGCGATGACGTGGCGCGCTGCGCCCTGAAGCGACCAGTAATCGCACAGGCTGCGAAGGTCCTTGACCCGACGATCGATGTCGAAGCCATCGCGGCCCATCACCTGCGGGCGGCAAAGGTCGACGATCGCCTGGAACACCAGCGGTGCGAAGACGGCGAGATAGCCTTCGCCCAGCCCGGTTACGCCATTGTCCAGCGTCACCTCCACCATGCCGATGGTGCGCTTGGGCCCATTGGGGAAGCATTCCTTGATTTCCGGATCGTCCGCATCGGCATAGGGCGACGACAGCAGGACGCAGCGGATGTTGGTGATCTCAGCCATCAGTATCCTCGTGAAAAATCGACGACGCCTTCGAGCGGCATGCCGGTGCGAAAGCGCGCCAGGTTTGCCAGGAAGATGTCGATCTTGCGGTCGAGTTCATCCATCGTGCCACCGCCGGAATGCTGCGTCAGGATGATGTTGGGGCAGGTCCAGAACCTGTGCCCCGCCGGCAATGGCTCGTCGCGGGTCACATCGATCACCGCGCCGCCAAGCCGGCCTTGTTCAAGGGCGTCGGCGAGCGCGTCCTCGTCCAGGATCGAGCCCCGCCCGAAATTGCAGAAAAGCGCCCCTGGAGGCAATTTGGCCAGTCGGGCAGCGTCGAAAAGACCCGACGTGGCGGGAGTGGCCGGCGCCGTGCAAACGACCAGATCGGCATCGGCAAGCGCCTTGTCCAGCCCCGCGATCCCCTCGCGCGTGATCGGCGTGATCGCGCAGCCGAATGGCGCCAGCAGTTCAGCCAGCCGCCGGTTGATCGCACCATAGCCGAACAGGACGACGCGCGACCCGCGCAGCACGCGCAGGCGCGTGCGCAAGGGATCGCCAAGCCACTGTTTGCCCGCTTGCAGAAGCACCAGGCGGTCGATGCCCCGATAGAGCGCCAGAATGCCGGCAAGCGCCGATTCCGCGACCGGGTCGGCAAAGAAGCCGGCAAGGTTGGTGACCAGTGTCTCGCCGTGACCGCGCTTCCAGTCGAGGCCAGCATATTCGCCGAACCCCACCGATTCCAGTTGCAGCCAGCGCAGGTTCTGGTTTGCCGCGACCTTGTCAGGCTCGGGGTTGCCGAAAACGATCGCGCAGTCGCTGTCAGCCTCGGCCGCCACCAGCCTGACTGGAAAATCGCCCGCACCGAGCTTGAGCCGCGCCACCTGCTCGTGCGAAAATTCGCCGCAAACGCCGATTTCCATCACCGGGCGGCCGAGGGTCGGGCGGTACTGAACCAGATCGTCTTGGTCTGGAGATACTGGTCCATGGCCTCCGTGCCGTTATCGCGGGCTAGCGAGCCGGAGCGCTTGTAGCCGCCAAAGGGCGTCTTGACGTCGCCTTCTGAGAAACCGTTGACCGAGACGGTGCCGCAGGGCAGCCGCCGCGCCATGTGGATGGCGCGGTCGATATCGCGGGTAAATACGGTCGCGTGCAAGCCGTAGTCGGTATCGCGTGCGATCCGCAGCGCCATCTCCATTCCAGCGACCGGCAGGATGCCGAGGACAGGGCCAAAGATCTCCTCGCGGGCGATGCTCATCGTGGGCGTCATGTCGGCAAAGACAGCGGGCTCGATGAAGTAGCCTGGCCCTGTCGAGCCGCCACCGGTCAGCAGGCGGGCACCTTCGGCCGACCCGCGCTCGATGTAGCCCATCACGCGGGTCTGGTGTTCGGCGGTGACCATGGCGCCGATATTGGTCGCCGGATCGAGCGGATCGCCGACACGGAATGCCTTGGCGCGGACGGTGACGCGATGGGCGAACTCGTCTGCCAGACTGCGGTCGACAAGCTGCCGCATGTTCGCGGAACAGTTCTGGCCGCCATTCCAGAAGGCAGACATCGCGGCATGCTCGATCAGATCGTCAGTGAGATCGGCATCATCCAGCACGATGAACGGGCTTTTGCCGCCCATCTCCAGGCCAATCACCTTGAGATTGCTCTCGCCGGCGTAGCGCAGGAAATAACCGCCGACCTCGGTCGACCCGGTGAAGGAGACTATATCGATATCGGGGTGACGGCCAATCGCCTGGCCGGTGGTCTCGCCGAGGCCCGGCAACACGTTGAGCACGCCGTCCGGGATGCCGGCTTCCTGCGCGAGTTCGGCGAGGCGCAGGACAGACAGCGGCGTCTGCTCCGCCGGCTTGACCAGGACCGAACAGCCCGCGGCCAGGGCGGGCGCCATCTTCCAGGCCGCCATCAGCAACGGGAAATTCCAGGGCAGGACGAGGCCGACCACGCCGGCCGGTTCCTTGACGATAAGCGCCAGGGCATTCTCGCCCGTCGGCGCCACCTTGCCGAACGACTTGTCGGCAAGTTCGCCATACCACTGGAAGAAGGTGGGCACTTCGCGGCCGATCTCGTGCAGGCAGTCGATCACTGTCTTGCCGCTGTCAATGCTCTCAAGAACGGCGAGTTCCTCGCGATGGGTGCGCACCAGATCGGCGAGCCTGAGCATCACCTCCTTGCGAAACTCGGGAGCCGCGCGCGACCAGGCGCCGTCGTCGAAGGATCTGCGGGCTGCCTTGACGGCGCGGTCGACATCGGCTGTGCCGCAATGCGCCACAGCGGTGATGAGCTGGCCGGTCGCCGGGTTGATGGTGTCGAAGGTCGCACCGTCCGCGGCGGTGGCGAATTTGCCGTCAATGAAGGCAAGGCCTTTCGGTGCCAGCTTCGAAGCGAGTGCGTGGGCGCTTTCTTTGGTCAAGGTCACGTTTGTCTCCGTCGAAATACGTTGAGAGGTCAGTGCGACTGGCGCCGTACCGAAATATGCCAGGGAATGAGGAGGCGCTCGGCGAGCGTGACCAGCCCGAACAAAGCCAGGCCGAGGATTGTCAGGAAAAAGATGCCGGCAAAGGCAAGGTCCGGACGCATGTTGCCAGTGACGATCTGGATGTAGAAGCCGAGCCCCTGGTCCGAGCCGATGAACTCCGCGATGGCGGCGCCGACTGTCGCGTTGATCGCGGCGTATTTGAAGCCGACGAAGCATTGCGGCAGCGCCGCCGGCAGCCGCACCTTGACGAAGGTGCGCCATGCGCTCGCGCCGGTCGAGACGCTGAAGCGCGACAGTTCCTCGCTGAGCGAACTGAAAGCGAGAATGGCGTTGAGCACGATGGGAAAGAAGCAGACCAGGAAGACGATGATCACCTTGGGCAAGAGGCCGAAACCGAGCCAGGAGATGAACAGCGGCGCGAAGGCGATCTTGGGCACCATTTCGACGCAGACGACAAACGGGTAGATCGTGCGGCGCAGGATGGACGAAAATGCGATGGCGAGGCCGAGCGGCAGCGCCAGGATAACAGCCACCGCATAACCCAGCACGACCTCCACGCCCGTGATCCAGGTGTAGTAGAGCAGTCGGTCGATATCCGCCCAGCCCTTCGCGACGACTACCGATGGGGGCGTGAGGATGTAGCGCGGGATTCCGAACCAGACGATGGAGTACTCCCAGATCAGGAAGAACGCCGCGAAGAAGGCAATGGACATCCAGGACCGCGCAATCCAGCGGGCCGCGCGCTCCGGTCGAGAGGGTCGATCAGAGGACGCCATAGCCACGAAATATCTCATGTGCCTGCCGGACGTAGCCGATGAATTGCGGGCTGCTCTTGACCTCGAAATCGCGCGGATAAGGCAGATCGACGGAAATGATCCGCTCGATGCGTCCGGGGCGCGGCGTGATGATGGCGACATGCGTTGAGAGCTGGATGGCCTCTTCGATCGAGTGGGTGACGAACACAACGGTGGGATGGCGCTGCATCCACAGCGCCTGCAGGTCGGTGCGGATGGCTTCCCGGGTCATGGCGTCGAGCTTGCCGAGCGGCTCGTCGAGCAGCATGGTCGCGGGTTGATGCACCAATGCCTGGCAGAATGCGGCGCGCTGCTGCATCCCGCCGGAGAGTTCGTGCGGGTAGCGTTGTTGAAATTCTTCGAGATGGACCGAAGAAAGCAGTTCGTCCACGCTGGCGCGATGGGCGGCCGGTGACAGGCCTCGAAGCTCCAGCTGCAGCTCGATATTGCCTCGCACGGTGCGCCACGGCACCAGCGTGTTGTCCTGAAACATGATGCCGATGTCGGTCTGTGGCCCGATGACGGTGCGCCCGTCGATCGCGATTCGGCCCTCGGTGGCATCGAGCAACCCGGCGATCATAAGCATGAGGGTCGACTTTCCGCAGCCCGACGGACCGAGCAGCGAGACGAACTCGCCCTTCTCGATCTTCATGTCGACCGGCCCGAAGGCATGCAGGGCGCCGGGGCCTGCCCCGAACACCTTCTGCACGCCCGTAAGTTCGATAAGCGGATTCATCGACGGTTCAATCTGGTCCCGGCCGCAGCGAGCACCGGAGCGACGGCAAGCCGCTCCGGTGCGCCAATTACTTGACGAAGTCGTTGGTGTAGAATTGCTTGGCGTCGACCTTGGGATCGAGGTCATTGTACTTTTTCATCAGGGTCACCATGCTTTCCCAATCGGACGGAACGTTCAAGCCGAGTGTCCTGTCCTTGTTCGCCGCCGAATAGAGCAGGCTGAGCGTCACATCGAGCACCGCGCGGGCCTGCGCTTTTCCCTCGTCTTCATTCATCGTTCCGCCGACGATGTCGCCGATCGCCGCGATCGCCGCGTCCGGATTGGCCTCGGCCGCCTTGTAGGACTTGATGGTGGCTTGCACGAAGCGTTTCACAAGGTCCGGGTTTTTCGCGACCATGTCCTTGCGAGCGACGATGCAATATCCGATCTGGTTCACGCCATAGCTGGAATAAGGAAAGATCACCGGGGCGGCGCCGCCGTTCTTCTTGATCTCGGCCGGCTTGTCGTCGATGCCGCCAAGCATGCCCACCGTTTCGCCGGCACCTTGCAGATAGCTCGATACGAGCGCGCCGTCGGGCACGTTGGTGAGTGTGATGTCGGAAGGCGAAAGGCCGGCCGTTGACAGCACGATCGGGAAGAAGGTGTTGACACCGGCATTCGACGTGGTGAGCAGCTTCTTGCCCTTGAGGTCGGAGATCTTGGTGATGCCCGCGTCGGGGCGAACCAGTACCGCATCCGCTCCCATGGCGTCGATCACAGCCACCGAGATCAGCGCGGCGCCCTGCGAGGCAAGGTTCACCATCGATCCGCACGAGCCATAGGAAAAATCGCTATCGCCATTTGCGACAAGGCGGTGCGCGGAACCCGAACCGTTGCCTGAGCGGATATCGAGGTTGATGCCGGCGTCCTTGTAGAAGCCCTTCACCTTGCCGAGGGCGAAGCCGGCATGCGAGCCGTAATACATCCAGTTGAGGCGTAACTTCACATCGTCGTCGGCCTTGGCGGCGCCGACCAGCAACATGGTGGTTGCTACTGCTCCAAGCATCAAATTCTTGAAATTGGTCATAGCGGTCACTCCTATTGTTTTGTCGCTTCTTGTTATGTTCCCGATGTTGTCTAGTTGGCCACGAGGCGTGGCACGCCCGCGGCACGCATCATGTCAAGCGTCCTCGCACGATAGTTTTCACGAATGTCACGTGTTGGCGGACGGCAGCGGCTCGACGGCAGCCCGATCAATTCCATGCACAATTTGTCGAGATAGCCGTCGCCGCTCGTGTAGCCTTTCTCGATCTCGACCCACAGTTTGTAGAAGGGCATGGCCTCTTCCACCATCATCCGCGCGATCTCGGGGTAGTTCTCCGCCTTGACCTCGTCGATGAGCTTGATGCCCCATTCCGGCCAATAGTTGCAGAGGTGCACCTCGAATGCCTGTGCGCCCAGCGACGGCATCGCCGAATATGGAAAGAACAGATTGTTGTCGATGATGGTGAAGCGCCTGGAAAAATTCGAGGTGACATCCTCGAATTCCATGGCGTCCGTTCGCGGCGTCGCCCATTTCAGGCCGACCACGTTCTCGATCCTGGCCAGGCGATCGATCATGCCGAACGACAGGCTCGTCGAAGTCCAGAACGTATTGTAGACGATGATGCCGATGCGGGGCGCCGCCTTGGCCGCGGCCATGACGAACTCCTCGAAATCGGCCTCCGTGTGGGTGAAGTAGAATGGACAGGATACCTGCAGGAAGTCGAAGCCCATCGACTGCGCCGCCTGCGCCAGCCGCACCAGTTCCAGCGTACTGGTCGATTGACCGCCGAAGGCCAGGGGAACGCGCCCCCGAGCTTCGTCGACAACGGTTTCGCCAACGCCAATCCGCTCCTCGAACGACATCGTCGAAAAGTCACCCGCCGCCCCGCCCGCCAGGAGCGTGGCATATTCGGTGTTCAGGCCATTATCGATCAGGAACCGGACATAGGTCCTGATCGCCTGGTGATTGACCGGAAAGCCAGCGCTGTCCTCGAACGGCGTTGGTATTGTTACGTAGCATCCCGCCAGACGTGATTTCAATTTTTCAAAGTCCACAGTCATCTCCTTCATGCAGGCCTGGCAGTTGTCATCGCCCGCCGCTCTGTTCGTTTCGCGTTGACCGTCACTCACGCCCGTCCGAATTGACGAAGCGGAGTCCGGCCGGGACAGTTTCCTGCCCTAGACCTCCCGTTTGAGCGGTATCGTTTTGCCGTCCCGGGCAAACAGATGCGCCCTGCGCCAATCCACGCCGACCTCGCATTTTCCCGGCCCGATGCTCCTTGCCTCCTCGTCGCCTTGACGCATGACCAGCGCGCCCGCCGGATGCGCGGGCGCATGCAGGAAGCTCTCGCCGCCGAGCCGTTCCACGAACTCGACATCGGCCTGCAGCCGCGGGCCGGCAGTCCGGTGCGTGTTGAAATGCTCCGGCCTGATGCCAACGATCACGCTACCGGAGAGCGCCATCGGCTGCGCCAGGTTCAGTTCCACGCTGCCGCCAATCGTTCCCGGGATCCGCAGCGTCAGGCACGTACCGTCCTGCCGTTCGACGGAAGCCTCGAGGAAACTCATCTTGGGCGATCCCATGAAACCGGCGACGAAACGGTTGCAGGGCGCATCATAGATTTGCGCTGGCGTTCCGAACTGCTCGATCACGCCGTCGCGCAACACCACGATCCGGTCGGCCAGCGTCATCGCCTCGGTCTGATCGTGCGTGACATAGATCATCGTGGCGCCCAGGCTTCTGTGCAGCTTGGCGAGTTCAAGCCGCATCTGGACACGCAGTTCGGCGTCGAGATTGGACAGCGGTTCGTCGAACAGGAACACTTCGGGTTCGCGCACGATCGCCCGGCCGATCGCCACGCGCTGGCGCTGTCCTCCGGAAAGCTCCTTGGGAAGCCGGCCCAGCAACGGGCCAAGCTGA
The nucleotide sequence above comes from Mesorhizobium shangrilense. Encoded proteins:
- a CDS encoding ABC transporter ATP-binding protein, coding for MAKVELSGVSKKFGEKIIIPGVDLTVEHGEFLVFIGPSGCGKSTLLRMICGLEPISGGTVAIGGKPMRGVPPANRGVAMVFQSYALYPHKTVAENMAFSLLMQGMPKAERDKRVAAVADTLQLGPLLGRLPKELSGGQRQRVAIGRAIVREPEVFLFDEPLSNLDAELRVQMRLELAKLHRSLGATMIYVTHDQTEAMTLADRIVVLRDGVIEQFGTPAQIYDAPCNRFVAGFMGSPKMSFLEASVERQDGTCLTLRIPGTIGGSVELNLAQPMALSGSVIVGIRPEHFNTHRTAGPRLQADVEFVERLGGESFLHAPAHPAGALVMRQGDEEARSIGPGKCEVGVDWRRAHLFARDGKTIPLKREV
- a CDS encoding dihydrodipicolinate synthase family protein, with the protein product MDFEKLKSRLAGCYVTIPTPFEDSAGFPVNHQAIRTYVRFLIDNGLNTEYATLLAGGAAGDFSTMSFEERIGVGETVVDEARGRVPLAFGGQSTSTLELVRLAQAAQSMGFDFLQVSCPFYFTHTEADFEEFVMAAAKAAPRIGIIVYNTFWTSTSLSFGMIDRLARIENVVGLKWATPRTDAMEFEDVTSNFSRRFTIIDNNLFFPYSAMPSLGAQAFEVHLCNYWPEWGIKLIDEVKAENYPEIARMMVEEAMPFYKLWVEIEKGYTSGDGYLDKLCMELIGLPSSRCRPPTRDIRENYRARTLDMMRAAGVPRLVAN
- a CDS encoding ABC transporter substrate-binding protein; its protein translation is MTNFKNLMLGAVATTMLLVGAAKADDDVKLRLNWMYYGSHAGFALGKVKGFYKDAGINLDIRSGNGSGSAHRLVANGDSDFSYGSCGSMVNLASQGAALISVAVIDAMGADAVLVRPDAGITKISDLKGKKLLTTSNAGVNTFFPIVLSTAGLSPSDITLTNVPDGALVSSYLQGAGETVGMLGGIDDKPAEIKKNGGAAPVIFPYSSYGVNQIGYCIVARKDMVAKNPDLVKRFVQATIKSYKAAEANPDAAIAAIGDIVGGTMNEDEGKAQARAVLDVTLSLLYSAANKDRTLGLNVPSDWESMVTLMKKYNDLDPKVDAKQFYTNDFVK